One genomic window of Neisseria sp. oral taxon 014 str. F0314 includes the following:
- a CDS encoding RecQ family ATP-dependent DNA helicase: MTSPAPAVLIIDLEVNPKTDAVFKLGAYRPDLELGYERAVRNIKGFREALLEMEYLANGAHWLMGHNILAHDLRYLKEAAPDLPWLSLPVLDTLRLSPLAFPQNPYHRLIKNHKIISSSLNSPEADCRACWQLFQDQCAAFGNLKTRHPDAYRVYGTLFGALPYKVSDDIVIPEKPLQDNAYDLLPQIWDMVQDDVETGRLKVCKTRFTRLMREDIHRPELYIPLAYALSWLSVSGGNSVLAPWVRHQFPDTARLIAELRDHDCGDAGCRYCCDTLNPVSQLKRYFGFASFREVDGVTGGQQAIVKAGMNGEHVLAVLPTGGGKSLCFQLPALNRYYRNGGLTVVVSPLQSLMKDQVDNLKAKGRTDVDTLNGMLSVTERADVLDRVALGDVGILFVAPEQFRNTSFIKAIEHRQINGWVFDEAHCLSKWGHDFRPDYLYAAKFIAKRNRNGAAAAPVSCFTATAKPDVLQEITEHFREELGIEFKQFIGGNERSNLFYEVLEVSDDLKNRYIDELLHRELDHQDGGAVVFVARQKSAEKYAEFLKRQGWDCEYFHAGLQANAKAEIQDDFIHDRLRVIVATNAFGMGVDKPNVRLVVHAEITGSLENYLQEAGRAGRDQKEAKCVLLFDRSDVDTQFRLSRFSQLEQRDLQSVWRKLKLLNRTVSGKAEDDAIVVTGGEILRDTEGYMSFDSDDRQADTKVKAALAWLERADLLERSENQTRIFPSRSGRLNLDQAWDIIAKANLGQRKTDLYRTIAEIVFNADDDAPLSTDVLAQATACSFAELRGHLKKLEELGVLVNDTKMTVNLRTDHSKPSEKRLELIIGHEEKLWQILNEKIPDADRGIWQNLSLTAVCREMHDMGCETVPADIKLLMQSLAYDKAAAETRSSGSFDIIDKGNDMLLLRFKDKQSTWAQLRENAALRRHICMSLLPLLISKTGGIRSKDAVVETSFGELEQHIGDDLALAAQIPENRREILLKQALLFMHKLGVIKLNHGMTILRHAMTIRLDHNALEQKRQYLKADYRPLEIFYGEKRFQIHVMQEYALCALKNLQNGWELVSDYFKTSEKDFKNKWFKGRLKELEESISPQTLHTITDGLNAIQKAVVTGKQENRLVLAGPGSGKTRVIVHRTAYLLKAEHVNPASVIILTFNRLAAQEIKRRLFELVGSLAAAVTVLTYDGMAMRLLGVRFDGKKEYEEGQFKKWCREAAAMLSGGLSADADSDDARDRIMAGFRYILVDEYQDITEEHYELVSALAGRKREDEDEKLTIIAVGDDDQNIYAFNGTSNEYIHRFLQDYGVKQPDFLTFNYRSTQNIISAANRLIQDMGGRLKTLHPIVINPERQHQPNGGIWSERDGERQGRVRVVKLPSQGSRQQKNNIQAQAVAAEIRRLQALADIEYRSIAVLSRNNGELKSMQAWCEQNNIPYFLAKDRKHGIRLRHTREFVRLVEQLVPDKQQEGQKEKTFTGNEFAELIRSQDAGGMWQDYFRQTAQDFLRENTADTGYPAAFLKNWLYEYVGNESESRSDGIFLGTAHSVKGLEFKHVFVLDGGWNSADESEQRLYYVAMTRAIETLTLIQNTPQHLWIGRLPEETECVERGYTVLPELDTEYRTLSLYSDKKEKRPAELDIGFIARETRNASDLISRLEAAKKLKVGDALTIRRGGWQNKQYEFCTDGIAVARTAKNAGFPELDAVSDLSAIRVRAAAFGVRYREDEQYTDNIPKKIQKWPLVIPMLIIPK; encoded by the coding sequence ATGACATCTCCTGCCCCCGCCGTTTTGATTATCGATTTGGAGGTCAATCCCAAAACGGATGCCGTGTTCAAACTTGGCGCATACCGTCCTGACTTGGAACTGGGGTACGAGCGCGCCGTCCGCAATATAAAAGGCTTCAGGGAAGCCCTGCTTGAAATGGAATACCTTGCGAACGGTGCGCACTGGCTGATGGGGCATAATATTCTGGCGCACGATTTGCGCTATCTGAAGGAAGCCGCCCCCGATTTGCCGTGGCTGTCCCTGCCTGTTTTGGATACCTTGAGGCTGTCGCCGCTCGCTTTTCCGCAAAATCCTTATCACCGCCTGATTAAAAACCACAAAATCATTTCATCCTCACTCAATTCTCCCGAAGCCGACTGCCGCGCCTGCTGGCAGCTTTTTCAGGACCAGTGTGCTGCGTTCGGCAATCTGAAAACCCGTCATCCCGACGCCTACCGCGTGTACGGCACCTTGTTCGGCGCATTGCCGTACAAGGTTTCAGACGACATCGTTATTCCCGAAAAGCCGTTGCAGGACAATGCCTACGACCTGCTCCCGCAAATTTGGGATATGGTGCAGGACGATGTGGAAACAGGCCGTCTGAAAGTCTGCAAAACCCGTTTTACCCGACTGATGCGCGAGGACATACACCGGCCCGAACTCTATATCCCGCTTGCCTATGCGCTCTCGTGGCTGTCCGTTTCGGGAGGCAATTCGGTACTTGCGCCGTGGGTGCGCCACCAGTTTCCCGATACCGCGCGTCTGATTGCCGAATTGCGCGACCACGACTGCGGCGATGCCGGATGCCGCTATTGCTGCGACACGCTCAACCCTGTTTCGCAACTGAAGCGTTATTTCGGCTTTGCCTCGTTCAGAGAAGTGGATGGCGTAACAGGCGGACAACAGGCGATTGTCAAGGCGGGCATGAACGGCGAACATGTGCTGGCGGTTTTGCCGACGGGAGGCGGGAAGTCATTGTGTTTCCAGCTTCCCGCGCTCAACCGCTATTACCGCAACGGCGGGCTGACCGTCGTCGTTTCCCCGTTGCAGTCGCTGATGAAAGACCAAGTGGACAATTTAAAGGCGAAGGGGCGGACGGATGTGGATACGCTCAACGGCATGCTGTCGGTAACGGAGCGCGCGGACGTATTGGACAGGGTCGCTTTGGGCGATGTCGGCATTTTGTTTGTCGCACCCGAACAGTTCCGCAATACGAGCTTTATCAAAGCCATCGAACACCGCCAAATCAACGGCTGGGTATTCGATGAAGCACACTGCCTGTCCAAATGGGGGCACGATTTCCGCCCCGATTATCTGTATGCCGCCAAATTCATTGCCAAGCGCAACCGCAACGGAGCGGCAGCCGCCCCCGTGAGCTGCTTTACGGCAACGGCGAAACCGGACGTCCTTCAGGAAATTACGGAACATTTCCGCGAAGAACTGGGCATCGAGTTCAAACAGTTTATCGGCGGCAACGAGCGCAGCAATCTGTTTTACGAGGTTTTGGAGGTTTCAGACGACCTTAAAAACCGCTACATCGACGAACTGCTGCACCGCGAACTCGACCATCAGGACGGCGGGGCGGTCGTGTTTGTGGCACGGCAGAAAAGTGCCGAAAAATATGCGGAATTTTTAAAGCGTCAGGGCTGGGATTGCGAATATTTCCATGCGGGGCTTCAGGCAAATGCCAAAGCCGAAATCCAAGACGATTTCATTCACGACAGATTAAGGGTCATCGTTGCGACCAACGCGTTCGGCATGGGCGTGGACAAGCCCAATGTGCGGCTGGTGGTTCATGCCGAGATTACCGGTTCGCTGGAAAACTATCTTCAGGAAGCGGGACGGGCGGGACGCGACCAAAAGGAGGCAAAATGCGTGCTGCTGTTCGACCGTTCGGACGTGGATACCCAGTTCCGCCTCAGCCGCTTCTCTCAGCTCGAGCAGCGCGATCTGCAATCCGTGTGGCGCAAACTCAAACTCTTGAACCGGACGGTATCGGGCAAAGCGGAAGATGACGCCATTGTCGTAACGGGTGGGGAAATCCTGCGGGATACCGAAGGATACATGAGCTTCGACAGCGACGACAGGCAGGCGGACACCAAAGTCAAAGCAGCCTTGGCATGGCTGGAGCGGGCGGATTTGCTGGAACGCAGCGAAAACCAAACCCGTATCTTTCCTTCGCGTTCGGGCCGTCTGAATCTGGATCAGGCATGGGACATCATTGCCAAAGCAAATTTGGGACAGCGCAAAACCGATTTGTACCGGACCATTGCCGAAATCGTTTTTAACGCCGACGACGACGCACCATTGAGTACCGACGTACTGGCCCAGGCTACCGCGTGCAGCTTTGCCGAATTGCGCGGACACCTGAAGAAGTTGGAGGAATTGGGCGTATTGGTCAACGATACAAAAATGACCGTCAACCTGCGTACCGACCATTCCAAACCGTCCGAAAAGCGGCTTGAGCTTATCATCGGGCATGAGGAAAAGCTGTGGCAGATCTTGAACGAAAAAATCCCGGATGCCGACCGCGGTATCTGGCAAAACCTGTCGCTGACGGCGGTATGCCGGGAAATGCACGATATGGGCTGCGAAACCGTCCCTGCCGACATCAAGCTGCTGATGCAGTCGCTTGCTTACGATAAAGCGGCGGCGGAAACCCGCAGCAGCGGCAGCTTTGACATCATCGACAAAGGCAACGATATGTTGCTGCTGCGCTTCAAAGACAAACAAAGCACATGGGCGCAACTTCGCGAAAACGCCGCACTGCGCCGCCACATATGCATGAGCCTCCTACCTTTGCTCATCAGTAAAACGGGCGGCATCCGCAGCAAAGACGCCGTGGTGGAAACCAGTTTCGGAGAACTGGAACAGCACATCGGCGACGATTTGGCACTTGCCGCACAAATCCCCGAAAACCGCCGTGAAATCCTGCTCAAACAGGCTTTGCTGTTCATGCACAAACTCGGCGTCATCAAGCTCAACCACGGCATGACCATCCTGCGCCACGCCATGACCATACGTCTCGACCACAACGCGCTGGAGCAGAAACGCCAATATCTGAAAGCCGACTACCGCCCGCTGGAAATCTTTTACGGAGAAAAACGCTTCCAGATACACGTCATGCAGGAATACGCCCTTTGCGCCCTGAAAAACCTGCAAAACGGCTGGGAGCTGGTCAGCGACTATTTCAAAACCAGCGAGAAAGATTTTAAAAACAAATGGTTCAAAGGCCGTCTGAAAGAATTGGAAGAATCCATTTCGCCGCAGACCCTGCACACGATTACCGACGGCTTGAACGCCATCCAAAAAGCCGTCGTTACCGGAAAACAGGAAAACCGCCTGGTGCTGGCAGGTCCGGGCTCAGGCAAAACGCGCGTCATCGTACACCGTACCGCCTATCTGCTGAAGGCAGAACATGTCAACCCCGCCTCCGTCATCATCCTGACTTTCAACCGCCTTGCCGCGCAGGAAATCAAACGGCGTCTGTTCGAACTGGTCGGCAGCCTTGCCGCCGCCGTTACCGTCCTGACTTACGACGGAATGGCGATGAGGCTTTTGGGCGTGCGGTTTGACGGCAAAAAAGAGTATGAGGAAGGACAGTTCAAAAAGTGGTGCAGGGAAGCCGCCGCCATGCTGTCGGGCGGACTCTCCGCCGATGCGGACAGCGACGACGCCCGCGACCGCATCATGGCGGGCTTCCGTTATATTCTGGTGGACGAATACCAAGACATCACCGAAGAGCATTACGAACTGGTTTCCGCACTTGCAGGGCGGAAACGTGAGGACGAAGACGAAAAACTGACCATTATCGCAGTCGGCGACGACGACCAAAACATCTATGCCTTCAACGGTACGAGCAACGAATACATCCACCGCTTCCTGCAGGATTACGGGGTAAAACAGCCCGATTTCCTGACCTTCAACTACCGCAGCACGCAAAACATCATTAGCGCCGCCAACCGGCTGATTCAGGATATGGGAGGCCGTCTGAAAACCCTGCACCCGATAGTCATCAACCCCGAAAGGCAGCATCAGCCCAACGGCGGTATCTGGTCGGAGCGTGACGGGGAGCGGCAAGGGCGTGTGCGTGTCGTCAAACTGCCCTCTCAAGGCAGCCGTCAGCAGAAAAACAATATCCAGGCGCAGGCAGTCGCTGCCGAAATCCGCCGCCTGCAAGCCCTTGCCGACATCGAGTACCGCAGCATCGCCGTATTGTCGAGAAACAACGGCGAACTCAAATCCATGCAGGCATGGTGCGAACAGAACAACATTCCCTATTTCCTCGCCAAAGACCGCAAACACGGCATACGCCTGCGCCATACCCGCGAATTCGTGCGCCTTGTCGAACAATTAGTGCCAGACAAACAGCAGGAAGGGCAGAAAGAAAAAACATTCACCGGAAACGAGTTTGCAGAACTGATACGCTCGCAAGACGCAGGAGGTATGTGGCAGGACTATTTCAGACAGACGGCACAGGATTTCCTGCGGGAAAATACCGCCGATACCGGCTATCCCGCCGCATTCCTGAAAAACTGGCTGTACGAATACGTCGGTAACGAAAGCGAAAGCCGTTCGGACGGCATCTTCCTAGGGACGGCACATTCCGTGAAAGGCTTGGAATTCAAGCATGTCTTCGTCTTGGACGGAGGCTGGAACAGCGCGGACGAGTCCGAACAGCGGCTGTACTACGTCGCCATGACCCGCGCGATTGAAACCCTGACTCTGATTCAAAATACGCCGCAACATTTGTGGATAGGCAGGCTGCCCGAAGAAACAGAATGCGTGGAACGCGGCTATACGGTTTTGCCCGAATTGGACACGGAATACCGGACGCTGTCTCTTTACAGCGATAAAAAAGAAAAACGGCCCGCCGAGCTGGACATCGGCTTTATCGCACGCGAAACACGGAATGCCTCCGACCTTATTTCAAGGTTGGAAGCCGCAAAAAAACTGAAAGTCGGCGATGCGCTGACGATACGGCGAGGCGGATGGCAAAACAAGCAATACGAATTCTGCACCGACGGCATTGCCGTGGCGAGAACCGCCAAAAATGCCGGCTTTCCGGAGTTGGACGCCGTTTCAGATTTGTCCGCCATCCGTGTCCGCGCAGCGGCATTCGGCGTCCGCTATCGTGAGGACGAACAATATACGGACAATATTCCTAAAAAAATCCAAAAATGGCCGCTGGTCATCCCCATGCTGATTATTCCCAAATAG
- a CDS encoding 2-isopropylmalate synthase — protein MQLDIDRLVAYFGGVNALAEALKQHDPENAATTAAIYKWRTRGSLPLAQLQKLTALAEAQGRPLDLNAFLQKNESLERTEMTQTNRVIIFDTTMRDGEQSPGASMTKEEKIRIARQLEKMGVDVIEAGFAAASPGDFESVNAIAKIITKSTVCSLARAVENDVRKAGEAVSPALKKRIHTFIATSPIHMEHKLKMKPQQVIDAAVKAVKIAKEYTDDVEFSAEDAVRSDLDFLAKIFTAVIEAGATTINIPDTVGYSIPSVWYERISNIIKSVPNGDKVVWSTHCHNDLGMAVANSLAAVQAGVRQVECTINGLGERAGNASLEEIVMALKVRHDLFGLETSIDTTQIVPVSKLVSTITGYPIQPNKAVVGANAFAHESGIHQDGVLKHPETYEIMTAESVGWSTNRLTLGKLSGRNAFKTKLADLGIELESEEALNAAFARFKELADKKREIFDEDLHALVSDEMGSMNAESYKFISQKISTETGEEPRADIVFSIKGEEKRASATGSGPVDAIFKAIESVAQSGATLQIYSVNAVTQGTESQGETSVRLARGNRVVNGQGADTDVLVATSKAYLSALSKLEFGAAKPKAQGSGTI, from the coding sequence ATGCAATTAGACATTGACCGCTTAGTTGCTTATTTCGGCGGCGTGAATGCGCTTGCCGAAGCGTTGAAACAGCACGATCCCGAAAATGCCGCGACGACCGCCGCCATCTATAAATGGCGTACGCGCGGGTCGCTGCCTTTGGCGCAACTGCAAAAGCTGACCGCGCTGGCGGAAGCGCAAGGCAGGCCGCTGGATTTGAATGCTTTTTTACAAAAAAACGAATCTCTGGAGAGAACAGAAATGACACAGACCAACCGCGTAATTATTTTCGATACCACCATGCGCGACGGCGAGCAGTCGCCCGGTGCATCCATGACCAAAGAGGAGAAAATCCGCATTGCCCGCCAGTTGGAGAAAATGGGCGTGGATGTGATTGAGGCGGGTTTTGCTGCCGCCAGCCCGGGCGATTTCGAGTCGGTCAATGCGATTGCCAAAATCATCACCAAATCCACAGTCTGCTCGTTGGCGCGTGCCGTTGAAAACGATGTGCGCAAGGCAGGCGAAGCCGTTTCCCCCGCTCTGAAAAAACGCATCCATACCTTTATTGCCACCAGCCCCATCCACATGGAGCACAAACTGAAAATGAAGCCGCAGCAGGTCATCGATGCGGCAGTCAAAGCGGTGAAAATCGCCAAAGAATACACCGACGATGTGGAATTTTCCGCCGAAGACGCCGTGCGTTCGGATTTGGACTTCCTCGCCAAAATCTTTACGGCGGTTATCGAAGCGGGCGCGACCACCATCAATATTCCCGATACTGTCGGCTACTCCATCCCTTCCGTGTGGTACGAGCGTATCAGCAACATCATCAAAAGCGTGCCCAACGGCGACAAAGTAGTCTGGTCGACCCACTGCCACAACGACTTGGGTATGGCGGTTGCCAACTCGCTGGCCGCTGTTCAGGCAGGCGTGCGTCAGGTGGAATGCACCATCAACGGTTTGGGCGAACGCGCAGGCAATGCCAGCCTTGAAGAAATCGTGATGGCGTTGAAAGTGCGCCACGACCTTTTCGGCTTGGAAACCAGCATCGACACCACGCAAATCGTGCCGGTATCCAAACTGGTGTCCACCATTACCGGCTATCCGATTCAGCCCAACAAGGCGGTGGTCGGCGCAAACGCCTTTGCACACGAATCAGGCATCCATCAGGACGGCGTGTTGAAACACCCCGAAACCTATGAAATCATGACTGCCGAATCGGTCGGCTGGTCAACCAACCGCCTGACCTTGGGCAAATTGTCCGGCCGCAACGCCTTCAAAACCAAGCTGGCGGATTTGGGTATCGAATTGGAAAGCGAAGAGGCGCTGAACGCCGCGTTTGCCCGCTTCAAAGAACTCGCCGACAAAAAACGCGAAATCTTCGATGAAGACCTGCACGCGCTGGTGTCCGACGAAATGGGCAGCATGAACGCGGAAAGCTACAAATTCATCTCCCAAAAAATCAGCACCGAAACCGGCGAAGAGCCGCGCGCCGACATCGTGTTCAGCATCAAAGGCGAAGAAAAACGCGCTTCCGCCACCGGCTCCGGCCCTGTTGACGCGATTTTCAAAGCGATTGAGAGCGTGGCGCAAAGCGGCGCGACTTTGCAGATTTACTCCGTCAACGCCGTAACGCAAGGCACGGAAAGCCAAGGCGAAACCAGCGTCCGTCTGGCGCGCGGCAACCGCGTTGTCAACGGTCAGGGCGCGGATACCGACGTTTTGGTCGCCACTTCCAAAGCCTACCTCTCCGCTTTGAGCAAACTGGAATTCGGTGCCGCCAAACCGAAAGCGCAGGGCAGCGGTACGATTTGA
- a CDS encoding class I SAM-dependent methyltransferase produces the protein MYTISTSQKIPIEWRNESTQKPPKQAVYVHESNAADILKNAHTQTATVWTGDFHNAKQVLAAMKKRVRRPSEKTKNAPADIQTAFHAHRMKQAQQSRVLNMLAVEIGTGFQLSNPRAPDVRAALADVYAEPNDAPFLLPLNQLLGFIGAHEWHKKGIDIPQLGGKIHVPFGVFSPLRGEYLDLIAQAPLNPHIQTAFDIGTGSGVIAAILAKRGIPEITAIDTNPKAIACATANLARLGLDKQVAVQAVDLFPEGRADLIVCNPPWLPAKPTSAVETALYDPDNAMLTAFLNGVRQHLNPQGEAWLIISDLAEHLHLRDRDFLEQCFQTASLSVVGILETKPRHRKAADESDPLAFARNRETTRLYRLEAVR, from the coding sequence ATGTATACCATTTCAACCTCTCAAAAAATCCCCATTGAATGGCGCAACGAAAGCACGCAGAAGCCGCCCAAGCAGGCGGTTTATGTGCATGAAAGCAATGCCGCCGATATTCTGAAAAACGCCCACACCCAAACGGCAACCGTTTGGACGGGCGATTTCCACAACGCCAAGCAAGTGTTGGCAGCGATGAAAAAGCGTGTCCGCAGGCCGTCTGAAAAAACGAAAAACGCGCCTGCCGATATTCAGACGGCCTTCCACGCCCACCGTATGAAGCAGGCGCAGCAAAGCCGCGTGTTGAACATGCTTGCCGTCGAAATCGGCACGGGTTTTCAATTAAGCAACCCGCGTGCGCCCGACGTCCGCGCCGCCCTTGCCGATGTGTATGCCGAGCCGAACGACGCGCCGTTTTTACTGCCGCTCAACCAGCTTTTGGGTTTTATCGGCGCACACGAATGGCACAAAAAAGGCATAGATATTCCGCAACTTGGCGGCAAAATCCATGTTCCCTTCGGCGTGTTCTCGCCCCTGCGCGGCGAATATTTGGACTTAATCGCCCAAGCGCCGTTGAATCCCCATATTCAGACGGCGTTCGACATCGGCACAGGTTCCGGCGTCATCGCCGCCATCCTTGCCAAACGCGGCATTCCCGAAATCACTGCCATCGATACCAACCCCAAAGCCATCGCCTGCGCAACCGCCAACCTCGCCCGCTTGGGACTGGACAAACAAGTCGCCGTCCAAGCCGTCGATTTGTTTCCCGAAGGACGCGCCGACCTGATAGTCTGCAACCCGCCGTGGCTGCCCGCCAAACCGACTTCCGCCGTCGAAACCGCCCTCTACGACCCCGACAACGCCATGCTGACCGCCTTTTTAAACGGCGTACGGCAGCATTTAAACCCGCAAGGCGAAGCGTGGCTAATCATTTCCGACTTGGCGGAACATCTGCACCTGCGCGACCGCGATTTTCTGGAACAATGTTTTCAGACGGCCTCTTTAAGCGTGGTCGGTATACTGGAAACCAAACCGCGCCACCGCAAAGCCGCCGACGAATCCGACCCGCTCGCCTTCGCCCGCAATCGGGAAACCACCCGTCTGTACCGGTTGGAAGCAGTCCGGTGA
- a CDS encoding folate-binding protein YgfZ, which produces MQTRLPFFAIVRVSGEDRAAFMHGQLSNDINHLAEGSACYATYNTPKGRVLANMLVLNRGSDLLLVMAADLTEAIVKRLRMFVLRAKVVFEPLPDYAAAAVLDENTEAHAAAEPSLSFPAAEENGVWTVSLPHTGRLKIGEAERLPEHDAAAENAWNLHEIRSGYAWISAATKETAVAQMLNQHIIGGVHFKKGCYPGQEIIARAQYRGQVKRGLAVLSGGSLEAAGIAVLENGAEAGQIINTALTDTGSLSLAVIKHAAAQAVLTDADGNSLKQEKLFFNIEPKE; this is translated from the coding sequence ATGCAAACCCGCCTACCGTTTTTCGCGATAGTCCGCGTCAGCGGAGAAGACCGCGCCGCATTTATGCACGGCCAGCTTTCCAACGACATCAACCATTTGGCCGAAGGTTCGGCCTGTTACGCCACCTACAACACCCCGAAAGGCCGCGTGCTGGCCAATATGCTGGTGTTGAACCGCGGTTCGGATTTGCTGCTGGTCATGGCCGCCGACCTGACCGAGGCCATCGTCAAACGCCTGCGCATGTTCGTTTTGCGTGCCAAAGTCGTATTCGAGCCGCTGCCCGATTATGCCGCCGCCGCAGTGTTGGACGAAAACACCGAAGCGCATGCCGCCGCCGAACCGTCGCTGTCTTTCCCAGCCGCGGAAGAAAACGGCGTGTGGACGGTGTCCCTGCCGCACACAGGCCGTCTGAAAATCGGAGAGGCGGAGCGTTTGCCCGAACACGATGCCGCCGCTGAAAACGCATGGAACCTGCACGAAATCCGCAGCGGCTACGCATGGATTTCCGCCGCCACCAAGGAAACCGCCGTCGCCCAGATGCTCAACCAGCACATTATCGGCGGCGTGCACTTTAAAAAAGGCTGCTACCCCGGGCAGGAAATCATCGCCCGCGCGCAATACCGCGGACAGGTCAAACGCGGCTTGGCCGTATTGTCCGGCGGTTCGCTGGAAGCCGCCGGAATCGCCGTGTTGGAAAACGGTGCGGAGGCCGGCCAGATTATCAATACCGCGCTGACCGACACCGGCAGCCTGAGCCTTGCCGTTATCAAACATGCCGCTGCACAAGCGGTTTTGACCGATGCCGACGGCAACAGCCTCAAACAGGAAAAGCTGTTTTTCAACATCGAACCCAAAGAATGA
- a CDS encoding RidA family protein: MDIRYFGQSARLSEAVVAGGFVFLSGMVPENTEADVKGQTQDVLAQIDRWLEKCGSDKAHILEATVFLADMDGYAAMNEAWDEWVAAGRAPARACVQAGLADSRWAVEIKVSAVQAV, from the coding sequence ATGGACATACGTTATTTCGGGCAAAGCGCCCGTCTGTCGGAGGCCGTGGTTGCGGGCGGCTTCGTGTTTCTGTCGGGCATGGTGCCGGAAAATACGGAGGCGGACGTGAAAGGCCAGACGCAGGACGTGTTGGCGCAAATCGACCGCTGGCTTGAAAAATGCGGTTCGGACAAGGCGCACATCCTCGAAGCCACCGTTTTCCTCGCCGATATGGACGGTTACGCCGCGATGAACGAAGCGTGGGACGAATGGGTCGCCGCCGGCCGCGCGCCCGCACGGGCCTGCGTGCAGGCGGGACTTGCCGATAGCCGCTGGGCGGTGGAAATCAAAGTTTCGGCGGTACAGGCCGTCTGA
- the ybaK gene encoding Cys-tRNA(Pro) deacylase, translating into MSKPNHPVTPAVRFLRGRKVDFEPYVYTYEEHGGTAQFAALFGIPEHQVVKTIVLQNEQKKGLVVLMHGDKHISTRNLARSLGMKHIEPADPKQAAKWTGYLVGGTTPFGMKTALPVYVESSIWASDTIYINGGKRGFIIGVKPEALRSLDPQDVNVAVDD; encoded by the coding sequence ATGAGCAAACCCAACCATCCCGTTACCCCCGCCGTCCGTTTTCTGCGCGGGCGGAAGGTTGATTTTGAACCATATGTCTATACTTATGAAGAACACGGCGGTACGGCGCAGTTTGCCGCGTTGTTCGGCATACCCGAACACCAGGTCGTTAAAACCATCGTATTGCAAAACGAGCAGAAAAAAGGGCTGGTCGTGCTGATGCACGGCGACAAGCACATCTCCACCCGCAATCTGGCACGCAGCTTGGGGATGAAGCATATCGAACCGGCCGACCCGAAACAGGCCGCCAAATGGACGGGCTACCTAGTCGGCGGCACGACACCCTTCGGCATGAAGACCGCACTGCCGGTATACGTCGAAAGCTCGATTTGGGCATCGGACACCATCTATATCAACGGCGGCAAACGCGGGTTCATCATCGGCGTCAAGCCGGAAGCACTGCGCTCGCTGGACCCGCAGGATGTCAACGTAGCCGTTGACGATTGA
- a CDS encoding membrane protein produces the protein MNDVIEQNTPQDDNNRNYMMIIYGLYALSLVTAGCAALIGVILAYVKRDDMRGTIYENHITYLIKTFWVSLAAGLVGACTTIILIGFLILGAGFIWYVYRVVAGFVKFYDGKTVSPDGWL, from the coding sequence ATGAATGACGTTATCGAACAAAATACCCCGCAAGACGACAACAACCGCAACTACATGATGATTATCTACGGCCTGTACGCCCTGTCGCTGGTAACGGCCGGCTGCGCAGCGCTCATCGGCGTCATTCTGGCCTATGTCAAACGCGACGACATGCGCGGCACGATATACGAAAACCATATCACCTACCTGATTAAAACCTTCTGGGTATCGCTGGCCGCAGGCTTGGTCGGCGCGTGTACCACCATTATCCTCATCGGTTTCCTGATTCTGGGTGCCGGTTTCATCTGGTACGTTTACCGCGTGGTGGCGGGATTCGTCAAATTCTACGACGGCAAAACCGTTTCTCCCGACGGCTGGCTGTAA